The following are encoded together in the Acidobacteriota bacterium genome:
- a CDS encoding AraC family transcriptional regulator — MIDFGWRSGLIALGVVQGAVVALLLLFRRRNRQANRLLAALLALVGLSQMPQILGFAGFYRAYPWLTFAPFEVPWSFGPLIYLYPFRLIHGRLPRRWGWLFLPAVLQFGYYAYHFLFLSLEQRYAANQAYHAGLFLPAETVLSVLSVGLALGLSIRRFRRYQRWLPQEVSDRENYRLPWLRNFLLGLALCLGLVLIFEGYNLLVESLAYVQIYPMHLGVALAIYYFGIEGYRHAEVSYPAMPMAATPAEAPSREPDWRDRVAPWIERLEAEKLYLDPSLSLASLARHFQTNTHTLSRAINQGLDSNFNDLVNGYRVAAVQARLADPKDDASLLDVALAAGFNSKTSFNRSFKRHTGTTPSAWRRQSRHPGEARSESAESRTKA; from the coding sequence GTGATCGACTTTGGCTGGCGCAGCGGCTTGATCGCCCTCGGCGTCGTCCAGGGAGCGGTGGTGGCGCTGCTACTCCTGTTCCGGCGCCGCAACCGGCAGGCCAACCGCCTGTTGGCGGCACTGCTGGCGCTGGTCGGCCTCTCCCAGATGCCCCAAATCCTCGGGTTCGCCGGCTTCTACCGCGCCTATCCGTGGCTCACCTTCGCCCCCTTCGAGGTGCCCTGGTCTTTCGGGCCGCTGATCTACCTCTACCCATTTCGCCTGATCCACGGCCGGCTGCCGCGTCGCTGGGGCTGGCTCTTCCTGCCCGCCGTCCTGCAGTTCGGCTACTACGCCTACCACTTCCTGTTCCTCTCCCTCGAGCAACGCTACGCCGCCAATCAGGCTTACCACGCCGGCCTCTTCTTACCTGCTGAGACGGTCCTGTCGGTGCTCTCCGTGGGGCTCGCCCTCGGCCTCTCGATCCGACGCTTCCGGCGTTACCAGCGCTGGCTGCCGCAAGAGGTTTCGGACCGTGAGAACTATCGCCTGCCCTGGCTGCGGAACTTCCTCCTCGGCCTCGCCTTGTGCCTCGGTCTGGTGTTGATCTTCGAGGGCTACAACCTGCTCGTGGAGTCACTCGCCTACGTCCAGATCTACCCCATGCACCTCGGCGTCGCCCTCGCCATCTACTACTTCGGCATCGAGGGTTACCGCCACGCCGAGGTCTCGTATCCGGCGATGCCGATGGCGGCGACGCCCGCCGAAGCCCCTTCCCGAGAACCCGATTGGCGAGACCGGGTGGCGCCCTGGATCGAGCGCCTCGAGGCAGAGAAGCTCTATCTCGATCCCAGCCTCAGCCTGGCGTCCCTCGCCCGCCACTTCCAGACCAACACCCACACCCTGTCGCGGGCCATCAACCAGGGCCTCGACTCCAACTTCAACGACCTCGTCAACGGCTATCGTGTGGCCGCCGTCCAGGCGCGCTTGGCGGACCCCAAGGACGATGCCTCGCTACTCGACGTCGCTCTCGCCGCGGGGTTCAACTCGAAGACCTCCTTCAACCGCTCCTTCAAGCGCCACACGGGCACCACCCCCTCGGCCTGGCGCCGACAGTCGCGCCACCCCGGGGAAGCCCGCTCCGAGAGCGCAGAAAGCCGTACCAAAGCTTGA
- a CDS encoding S41 family peptidase, which translates to MRTELLSFSRRLASTALVAVFSLLVMTPAASAGDPPPVQRATDALDAEQAVAELVLLRKALERIHPGYDRYTSSEDRQPAWRSLEALAATGPRLEDWYREISRLLALLRCEHTRAELPTVLAEHKQQGAAFFPFRFRVFDEGLFIERAVADSGLSRGDQVVAFAGRPTSEVLAALRPFVPVDGWADDLRDASLEQDGDFLGNTFEQFYSLLFGDDPAVAMTILPAAGGERRTIEVKKIPFDEWLALDGPDAVRYLDFKDAVRHRRLDTKTAYLAVDTFVNYRQPVNAEKKLAPLFRRWNGDGVERLIVDLRNNGGGSDDAMIALLRLLADRPFELGAAAFTKTTAIGDDLKPYLSTWEQKALDPRAEWFEPADNGLFRLKPGVLGAKRRNLKPHPDRFRGEVLVLTSRFNGSGSTILLSLLKDRAFARLVGEKTGGNVSGLTAGILFFLNLPHSGIDVRVPLLLQTFDLQNPERFEADRGVQPDVLVEPTLDGMLSQRDEILEAAIALPARQGQEQPAASSPVSSPNDS; encoded by the coding sequence ATGCGCACCGAGCTTCTCAGCTTTTCTCGCCGCCTCGCCTCGACGGCGCTCGTCGCCGTCTTCAGTCTGCTGGTCATGACCCCGGCCGCCTCGGCGGGCGACCCTCCTCCGGTTCAGAGAGCGACCGACGCCCTCGACGCCGAGCAAGCGGTGGCGGAGCTGGTACTCCTCCGCAAGGCTCTCGAACGTATCCATCCCGGCTACGATCGATACACCAGCAGCGAGGATCGCCAGCCTGCCTGGCGGTCCCTGGAGGCCCTCGCCGCCACCGGTCCTCGCCTCGAAGACTGGTATCGCGAGATCTCGCGCCTGCTCGCCCTGCTGCGCTGTGAGCACACCCGGGCCGAGCTGCCGACCGTCCTCGCCGAGCACAAGCAGCAGGGCGCTGCTTTCTTTCCCTTCCGTTTCCGGGTCTTCGATGAGGGCCTGTTCATCGAGCGCGCCGTCGCCGACAGCGGCCTGAGCCGTGGCGACCAGGTCGTGGCCTTCGCCGGGCGGCCGACCTCCGAGGTTTTGGCGGCCCTGCGCCCTTTCGTTCCCGTCGACGGTTGGGCCGACGACCTGCGCGATGCCTCCCTCGAGCAGGACGGTGACTTTCTCGGCAACACCTTCGAGCAGTTCTACTCGCTGCTCTTCGGCGACGACCCGGCGGTCGCGATGACGATCCTTCCGGCCGCCGGCGGCGAGCGGCGCACGATCGAGGTGAAGAAGATTCCCTTCGACGAGTGGCTTGCCCTCGATGGCCCGGACGCGGTGCGCTACCTCGACTTCAAAGACGCCGTTCGCCATCGCCGATTGGATACCAAGACGGCCTATCTCGCGGTCGACACCTTCGTCAATTACCGCCAGCCGGTGAATGCCGAGAAGAAGCTCGCGCCGCTTTTTCGTCGGTGGAATGGCGACGGAGTCGAGCGCCTGATCGTCGACCTGCGCAACAACGGCGGTGGCAGCGACGACGCCATGATCGCCCTGCTCCGGCTCCTCGCCGATCGCCCCTTCGAGCTCGGTGCCGCCGCCTTTACCAAAACCACCGCGATCGGCGATGACCTCAAGCCCTATCTATCGACTTGGGAGCAAAAGGCGCTCGATCCCCGGGCCGAGTGGTTCGAGCCGGCGGACAACGGCCTGTTCCGCCTCAAGCCCGGAGTCCTGGGCGCGAAGCGACGCAACCTGAAACCCCACCCGGATCGCTTCCGCGGCGAGGTTCTCGTCCTCACCAGTCGCTTCAACGGCTCCGGCAGCACCATTCTGCTCTCGCTGCTCAAGGACCGCGCCTTCGCGCGGCTGGTCGGTGAGAAGACCGGCGGCAATGTCTCCGGTCTCACGGCCGGCATCCTGTTCTTTCTCAATTTGCCCCACAGCGGTATCGATGTCCGGGTGCCTCTCCTGCTGCAGACCTTCGACCTGCAGAACCCGGAGCGGTTCGAAGCCGACCGCGGGGTTCAGCCCGATGTGCTGGTCGAGCCGACCCTCGACGGCATGCTCTCGCAACGCGACGAGATCCTCGAAGCGGCCATCGCCCTACCGGCACGCCAAGGGCAGGAACAGCCCGCCGCTAGCTCGCCGGTGAGCAGCCCGAACGACTCTTGA